The Streptomyces sp. NBC_01255 genome window below encodes:
- a CDS encoding ABC transporter ATP-binding protein yields the protein MTKTGTTLPTAPSGTTLEELEQRATARRDRPSYGHDALIACDRLVRIFTTDGVEVQALQGLDLLVKEGELMALVGASGSGKSTLMNILAGLDVPTAGAARVAGCDLLAMDGKARLRYRREVVGFVWQQTARNLLPYLTAAQNVALPMQLRGRTKRKAERAEELLAMLGIADARDRRPHQLSGGQQQRVAIAVALANNPSVLLADEPTGELDSATGEQVFAAFRRANEELGTTIVIVTHDQAVASEVRRTVAIRDGRTSSEVLRRTEVDEQGKESLVAREYAMLDRAGRLQLPADYTQALGMEHRVALELEQDHIGVWPDDAER from the coding sequence ATGACGAAGACCGGTACGACCCTCCCCACCGCCCCTTCGGGCACCACCCTGGAGGAGCTGGAGCAGCGGGCGACAGCGCGGCGCGACCGGCCCTCGTACGGGCACGACGCGCTCATCGCCTGCGACCGGCTCGTCCGGATCTTCACCACGGACGGGGTGGAGGTGCAGGCGCTCCAGGGCCTCGACCTCCTGGTGAAGGAGGGCGAGTTGATGGCCCTCGTCGGCGCTTCGGGCTCCGGCAAGTCGACGCTGATGAACATCCTCGCGGGCCTCGACGTGCCGACGGCAGGCGCGGCCCGGGTCGCGGGCTGCGACCTGCTGGCGATGGACGGCAAGGCGCGGCTGCGCTACCGCCGCGAGGTCGTCGGCTTCGTCTGGCAGCAGACCGCCCGCAACCTCCTCCCGTACCTGACGGCCGCCCAGAACGTGGCGCTGCCGATGCAGTTGCGGGGCCGGACGAAGCGGAAGGCCGAGCGGGCCGAGGAGCTCCTCGCGATGCTGGGCATCGCGGACGCCCGCGACCGGCGCCCGCACCAGCTCTCCGGCGGCCAGCAGCAGCGGGTGGCGATCGCGGTCGCCCTGGCCAACAACCCGTCCGTCCTGCTCGCCGACGAGCCCACCGGCGAGCTGGACTCGGCCACCGGCGAGCAGGTCTTCGCGGCCTTCCGCCGCGCCAACGAGGAACTGGGCACGACGATCGTCATCGTCACCCACGACCAGGCGGTCGCCTCCGAGGTCCGCCGCACGGTCGCCATCCGCGACGGCCGCACCTCCTCGGAGGTGCTGCGCCGCACCGAGGTGGACGAGCAGGGCAAGGAGTCGCTGGTGGCGCGGGAGTACGCGATGCTCGACCGCGCGGGCCGGCTCCAGCTCCCGGCGGACTACACGCAGGCGCTCGGGATGGAGCACCGGGTGGCGCTGGAGCTGGAGCAGGACCACATCGGGGTGTGGCCGGACGACGCGGAGCGCTG